The proteins below come from a single Erythrobacter sp. SG61-1L genomic window:
- a CDS encoding DUF6878 family protein, which translates to MTDFQAIMADFAVRQAERAAQAQSEIQRLKAAIIAPLRNAEIARVEIRFDGCGDSGAVEEFVFSDAVGASVPCPEVTIDCAGEGDDQSLSSALEQLTYLALERHHPGWEINDGACGELVIDVATPSFALDCQLRYTATDDHSTDL; encoded by the coding sequence ATGACTGATTTTCAGGCAATCATGGCGGACTTTGCTGTCCGCCAGGCCGAACGCGCTGCGCAGGCACAAAGTGAAATCCAACGGCTCAAGGCAGCTATCATTGCCCCTCTGCGGAATGCCGAAATTGCCCGCGTAGAAATCCGCTTCGATGGGTGCGGCGACAGCGGTGCGGTTGAAGAATTCGTATTCTCTGACGCCGTCGGGGCGAGTGTTCCGTGTCCCGAAGTGACGATCGATTGTGCTGGAGAAGGCGACGACCAGAGCCTCAGTTCCGCCCTCGAGCAACTGACTTACCTTGCTCTCGAACGCCATCATCCCGGATGGGAAATCAATGATGGCGCCTGCGGCGAACTGGTCATCGACGTGGCTACGCCGAGTTTCGCTCTGGACTGCCAGCTGCGTTACACGGCGACCGACGACCATTCGACTGATCTCTAG
- a CDS encoding DNA methyltransferase: MNAVEIEQAISELAELPFDRAEFPFAFLEAFGNKATTLKKLRSGASNASDLPSGVLQRSNIHIATCDVGAVDQALKALRESPKTAAAKAKFILATDGEDFQAEDLNTGETVACTFADFPNHFGLFLPLAGITTVKQIRESTFDIRATSRLNKLYVELLKDNPEWATAERRADMNHFMARLIFCFFAEDTDIFNGEGLFTRTVEQMSARDSSNTHDVISQIFQAMDTPTRHDGKLDERYRKAAGTPRWADVFPYVNGQLFSGNTDVPRFSRIARAYLIQIGNLNWKKINPDIFGSMIQAVADDEERGALGMHYTSVPNILKVLNPLFLDDLRAALEDAGDNGRKLLNLRNRMAHIRVFDPACGSGNFLVIAYKQMREIEAEINLRRGDANRKSAIPLTNFRGIELRDFPAEIARLALIIAEFQCDVIYRGQKEALADFLPLDSQNWITNGNALRLDWLALCPPAGSGVRMQADDLFGTPLDQSEIDFENEGGETYICGNPPYIGDKYQTKEQKDDLRTFKSGKQEVRAVDYIAGWFWKASDYIRHGGRFAFVSTNSICQGVQVPLIWPKIFANGQAIFFAHENFMWGNNAARNAQVTCIIVGVADAQERRKFIYSDAARKEVANINPYLSPGDTVIVARASEPISELGVMFGGNIPRDQGNLLLSTDEARTLLDDYPQAKPLIRPIVGSAEFINGLQRYCLWISDDQADLAYAIPPIAERLSKIREYRLNGSERGRAGLDTPYKFERTIIGNKHTIVVPSVSSERREYLPCGLMPPDVRVSNLALAIYDAPLWNLSVVASRLHLVWVGAVCGKLETRYRYSNTMGWNTFPIPTTLTEQGKADLTRCAEDILLAREAHFPKTIAELYDPAKMPDNLRHAHERNDEVLERIYIGRKFRNDTERLEKLFELYTKMTGKKAA, from the coding sequence ATGAATGCAGTTGAGATCGAACAGGCAATTTCGGAGTTAGCGGAGCTTCCCTTTGACCGGGCTGAGTTCCCGTTTGCGTTCCTTGAAGCATTTGGAAATAAAGCCACAACGCTCAAGAAGCTGCGTAGCGGGGCCTCAAACGCGTCCGATCTGCCGAGCGGCGTGCTTCAGCGTAGCAACATCCATATCGCCACCTGCGACGTCGGAGCCGTTGACCAGGCGCTAAAGGCGCTGCGCGAAAGTCCTAAGACCGCCGCGGCTAAGGCCAAGTTTATTCTTGCCACCGATGGAGAGGATTTCCAGGCGGAAGACCTCAATACCGGCGAAACGGTCGCCTGTACCTTTGCCGACTTCCCTAACCACTTTGGCCTGTTCCTGCCCCTTGCCGGCATAACCACGGTCAAACAGATCCGCGAGAGTACGTTCGACATTCGGGCGACGAGCCGGCTGAACAAGCTTTACGTCGAGCTGTTGAAGGACAACCCGGAGTGGGCGACGGCCGAGCGCCGGGCCGACATGAACCACTTCATGGCCCGGCTGATCTTCTGCTTCTTCGCCGAGGATACCGACATCTTCAACGGTGAGGGCCTGTTCACCCGGACTGTCGAGCAGATGAGCGCGCGGGATTCGAGCAACACGCATGACGTCATCAGCCAGATCTTCCAGGCGATGGACACGCCGACGCGGCACGACGGGAAGCTGGACGAGCGCTATCGCAAGGCAGCCGGCACGCCGCGCTGGGCGGACGTGTTCCCCTACGTCAATGGCCAGCTGTTCTCAGGCAACACTGATGTGCCGCGCTTTAGCCGGATCGCGAGGGCTTACCTGATCCAGATCGGCAACCTAAACTGGAAGAAGATCAATCCCGACATTTTCGGCAGCATGATCCAGGCGGTCGCCGACGACGAGGAGCGCGGCGCGCTAGGCATGCATTACACCAGCGTGCCCAACATCCTGAAGGTGCTGAACCCGCTGTTCCTCGACGACCTGCGGGCGGCGCTCGAAGACGCGGGCGACAATGGCCGCAAACTGCTCAATCTGCGCAACCGCATGGCGCACATTCGCGTGTTTGACCCGGCATGCGGATCGGGAAATTTCCTTGTCATTGCCTACAAGCAGATGCGGGAGATCGAGGCCGAGATCAACCTGCGGCGAGGCGACGCCAACCGGAAGTCGGCCATCCCCTTGACCAACTTCAGGGGTATCGAACTCCGTGATTTTCCGGCCGAGATCGCGCGCCTGGCCCTGATTATCGCCGAGTTCCAGTGCGACGTGATTTATCGAGGGCAGAAGGAGGCGCTGGCCGATTTTCTTCCTCTCGACAGCCAGAACTGGATCACGAACGGGAACGCGCTGCGACTTGATTGGCTGGCACTTTGCCCGCCGGCCGGGTCCGGGGTCCGTATGCAGGCCGATGACCTGTTTGGCACACCGCTGGACCAGTCTGAGATCGACTTCGAGAATGAAGGTGGCGAGACCTACATCTGCGGAAACCCACCTTACATCGGAGACAAATACCAGACCAAAGAGCAGAAGGACGATCTGCGGACCTTTAAGTCCGGAAAGCAGGAAGTCCGCGCGGTCGACTATATAGCAGGCTGGTTTTGGAAGGCGTCAGACTACATCAGGCACGGAGGACGCTTCGCCTTCGTGTCAACCAACTCGATCTGCCAAGGGGTTCAGGTCCCGCTGATCTGGCCGAAGATCTTTGCTAATGGTCAGGCCATTTTCTTTGCGCATGAGAACTTCATGTGGGGCAACAACGCGGCGCGAAACGCGCAGGTGACCTGCATCATCGTCGGTGTGGCAGATGCCCAGGAGCGTAGGAAATTCATCTATTCCGACGCAGCTCGAAAAGAAGTTGCCAACATCAACCCTTATCTCTCGCCAGGCGATACAGTCATTGTAGCGAGGGCGTCGGAGCCCATTTCGGAGCTGGGTGTCATGTTCGGAGGCAACATCCCTCGGGACCAAGGCAACCTCTTGCTGTCGACCGACGAGGCCCGCACTCTGCTCGATGACTACCCGCAGGCCAAGCCCCTGATCAGGCCGATCGTAGGCTCGGCTGAGTTCATCAATGGCTTGCAGCGATACTGCCTATGGATCTCGGATGATCAGGCTGACCTTGCCTACGCGATTCCCCCGATCGCGGAACGGCTTTCAAAGATCCGGGAGTATCGGCTGAACGGTAGCGAACGCGGGCGCGCCGGTTTAGACACTCCCTACAAGTTCGAGCGGACGATTATCGGTAACAAGCACACCATCGTGGTGCCAAGCGTCTCGTCCGAACGTCGTGAATATTTGCCGTGTGGGTTGATGCCGCCGGACGTGCGGGTATCTAATCTGGCTCTCGCCATCTACGACGCGCCTCTCTGGAACCTTTCAGTTGTCGCCTCCCGGCTGCACCTCGTTTGGGTCGGCGCCGTCTGCGGAAAGTTGGAAACGCGTTACCGCTACTCCAATACCATGGGATGGAACACTTTCCCGATACCGACCACGTTGACTGAACAAGGCAAGGCCGACCTTACCCGCTGCGCGGAGGACATCCTTCTCGCGCGCGAGGCCCATTTCCCGAAGACGATTGCCGAACTCTACGATCCCGCGAAGATGCCCGACAACCTTCGTCATGCACATGAGCGTAATGACGAAGTGCTGGAGCGGATCTACATTGGACGGAAGTTCCGTAACGACACCGAACGGCTCGAGAAGCTTTTCGAGCTCTATACCAAGATGACCGGCAAGAAGGCGGCCTAA
- the mobF gene encoding MobF family relaxase, whose protein sequence is MLSVANVRTAGGAANYFAADNYYTRADAERSGEWLGKGAETLGLRGVIEASQFEAVLKGMLPDGSRVGSDNKAHRAGTDLTFSMPKSWSILALVGGDRRILDAYGAAVRETLAWAEKNLAETRMDVRGKERVVATRNLVIGLFQHDTNRNQEPNAHFHAVIANVTQGPDGKWRALRNDKLWEHNTLLNAMTMARFRLAVEKLGYQVGEYGKHGNFEAVGVPKPVRDAFSSRRAEILDKLSTMESKGLAARNAANLMTRADKGPVADRQALVSQWREAAAQLDFDPRLVIAQANARAATDIGSVSGIGNSVRSIGQRARLLAATFAERLGLREGDPLVPRDMGRRTPEQIAAVHAVASAIRHLGEREAAFSRTEIYRSALGFALPTTLTDIEHRVDQLLRQGHLQKGRGADRNLVTTRDAIGLEQRIIAAVESGRGHGTAVVEADVAGERLQALSQLKYGLTLNHGQEGAGRLLLASHNRIVAIQGVAGAGKSTVLKPVADILREEGKSVLGLAVQNTLVQMLERDTGIPSMTVARFLRQHQGLLEGADQARLAEARAALRGTTVLLDEASMVGNADKEKLVRIANLLQLDRFASIGDRKQLGAVDAGKPFDVMQKAGVETAIMSTNLRARERALRDAQYAAQGGHIDEALRHLGPHVVASGNTAAVDAAAAWLSLSPAEREVTAIYASGRNLRGQVNEAVQTGLKANGELGPGSLRLNVLSRVNLTREEMRYARSYAVGMVLEVDRRQRGQGLQKGRYDVIATDPSRERVMLQSERGKRFEFRPGQTRPQGDQDPLRLFEVRPLEIHDGDRIRWTATDHKRGLLNADQARIVAVDPKGVTVKTSLGVEHRLGPGDPMLERLDLAYALNAHMAQGLTSDRGIAVMDSRERNLANQQTFLVTITRLRDGLTLFVDNAGKLEASVERNPGMKRSALETVDQLRDAAAMGQAKGKARDKAPEPRREPPELDRSITKPFEIGI, encoded by the coding sequence ATGCTCTCTGTAGCCAATGTCCGTACCGCCGGCGGCGCTGCCAACTACTTTGCCGCCGACAACTACTATACCCGCGCCGACGCCGAGAGATCTGGCGAGTGGCTTGGCAAAGGCGCGGAGACGCTTGGACTGCGAGGCGTTATCGAAGCCTCGCAGTTCGAGGCCGTGCTCAAGGGCATGCTGCCCGATGGAAGCCGTGTCGGGAGCGACAACAAGGCGCATCGCGCCGGCACCGACCTCACATTCTCGATGCCCAAGAGCTGGTCCATCCTTGCCCTCGTCGGCGGCGACAGGCGTATCCTCGATGCCTATGGCGCCGCCGTCCGCGAGACGCTGGCCTGGGCCGAGAAGAATCTCGCCGAAACCCGCATGGATGTCCGAGGCAAGGAGCGAGTGGTCGCGACGCGCAATCTCGTGATCGGGCTGTTCCAGCACGATACGAACCGCAATCAGGAACCCAACGCGCACTTTCACGCCGTGATTGCCAATGTCACACAGGGACCCGATGGCAAATGGCGAGCGCTGAGAAACGACAAGCTCTGGGAGCACAACACGCTGCTCAATGCCATGACCATGGCGCGCTTCCGCCTGGCGGTCGAAAAGCTCGGCTACCAGGTTGGGGAATACGGCAAGCATGGCAATTTCGAAGCGGTGGGCGTTCCTAAACCCGTGCGTGATGCCTTCAGTTCGCGCCGCGCCGAGATCCTCGACAAGCTTTCGACGATGGAGAGCAAGGGCCTCGCGGCGCGCAACGCGGCCAATCTGATGACCCGCGCCGACAAAGGGCCAGTGGCAGACCGCCAGGCTCTCGTGAGCCAATGGCGTGAGGCAGCCGCGCAGCTGGACTTTGATCCGAGACTTGTCATTGCGCAGGCCAATGCACGGGCCGCCACCGACATTGGCTCCGTCTCCGGAATTGGAAATTCGGTGCGATCGATCGGCCAGCGGGCGCGCCTTCTGGCTGCGACCTTCGCGGAGCGTCTGGGGCTACGTGAGGGCGACCCGCTTGTGCCTCGCGACATGGGGCGCCGGACGCCCGAGCAGATCGCGGCGGTTCATGCGGTTGCATCGGCGATCCGGCACTTGGGCGAACGCGAGGCGGCCTTCTCGCGGACCGAGATTTATCGCTCAGCGCTTGGCTTTGCTTTGCCCACCACGCTCACCGACATCGAACACCGCGTCGACCAATTGCTGCGCCAAGGCCACCTGCAAAAAGGCAGGGGCGCAGATCGGAATCTTGTCACAACCCGCGATGCGATCGGGCTTGAACAGCGGATCATTGCGGCCGTCGAAAGCGGACGGGGACATGGCACAGCCGTGGTCGAAGCTGATGTAGCCGGAGAGCGCCTTCAGGCACTCTCCCAGCTCAAATATGGCCTGACCTTGAACCACGGCCAGGAAGGGGCAGGGCGCCTGCTTCTCGCCTCGCACAACCGGATTGTCGCGATTCAAGGCGTAGCTGGCGCCGGTAAGAGTACCGTTCTCAAACCCGTTGCAGACATCTTACGCGAGGAAGGCAAGTCCGTGCTCGGGCTCGCAGTCCAGAACACGCTCGTGCAGATGCTCGAGCGTGACACCGGCATACCCTCGATGACGGTTGCGCGCTTTTTACGCCAACATCAGGGCCTTCTGGAAGGAGCGGACCAGGCGAGGCTGGCCGAAGCGCGCGCGGCCTTGCGCGGCACCACAGTGCTGCTCGACGAAGCCTCGATGGTCGGCAATGCGGACAAGGAAAAGCTCGTGCGTATCGCCAACCTGCTTCAGCTGGACCGCTTCGCCAGCATTGGGGACAGGAAGCAATTGGGGGCGGTCGATGCGGGTAAACCATTCGATGTGATGCAGAAGGCAGGCGTCGAAACCGCGATCATGAGCACCAATCTGCGCGCCCGCGAAAGAGCCTTGCGCGATGCCCAATATGCAGCCCAGGGCGGACATATCGATGAGGCCTTGCGGCATCTTGGTCCGCATGTCGTCGCTTCGGGCAATACAGCCGCCGTCGACGCTGCGGCCGCCTGGCTCTCGCTATCGCCGGCCGAGCGCGAGGTCACCGCGATCTATGCATCGGGTCGCAACTTGCGCGGACAGGTCAACGAAGCGGTCCAGACCGGGCTCAAGGCTAATGGGGAATTGGGGCCGGGTTCCTTGCGTCTCAATGTGCTGTCGCGGGTCAATCTGACGCGTGAGGAAATGCGCTATGCGCGCAGCTATGCAGTCGGCATGGTGCTCGAAGTTGACCGCCGGCAAAGGGGGCAAGGGCTGCAGAAGGGCCGCTATGACGTGATCGCGACCGATCCCTCCCGCGAACGCGTGATGCTGCAGAGCGAGCGGGGCAAGCGCTTTGAATTCCGGCCGGGCCAAACGCGACCGCAAGGTGATCAGGATCCGCTGCGTCTGTTTGAGGTTCGCCCGCTAGAAATCCACGATGGCGACCGCATTCGCTGGACGGCGACCGATCACAAGCGCGGCCTGCTCAACGCCGATCAGGCGCGCATCGTGGCGGTTGATCCGAAGGGTGTCACAGTGAAAACCTCGCTTGGCGTCGAGCACCGGCTGGGGCCGGGCGACCCCATGCTCGAGCGTCTTGACCTCGCCTACGCGCTCAACGCGCATATGGCGCAGGGCCTGACCTCCGACCGCGGGATTGCCGTCATGGACAGCCGCGAACGCAATCTTGCGAACCAGCAGACATTCCTCGTGACGATAACCCGTCTGCGCGATGGTCTGACCCTGTTTGTCGACAATGCGGGCAAGCTCGAAGCTTCGGTTGAGCGCAATCCGGGCATGAAGCGCTCGGCACTCGAAACGGTCGATCAACTGCGCGATGCGGCAGCAATGGGCCAGGCGAAGGGCAAAGCGAGGGACAAGGCGCCGGAACCCCGCCGTGAGCCGCCCGAACTCGATCGCTCGATCACCAAGCCTTTCGAAATCGGGATCTGA
- a CDS encoding S24 family peptidase, protein MEDARKALDDLIQQRGCNYSSISRLLGRNAAYIQQYIRRGSPRQLDEQDRSVLARFFGVDEKILGAPERRSGPVVELVHVPVLDVEASAGHGALAEMESKCAQFGFDEKWLRRLTASKATSLSIIAVHGDSMEPTLHDGDEVMVDLNDGQSRLRDGIYVLRMDDMLSVKRVAIEPQGKRVSVLSDNLAYPSWRGLEKRTINIVGRVLWFGRALR, encoded by the coding sequence ATGGAAGATGCACGCAAAGCCCTGGACGATCTGATCCAGCAACGAGGATGTAATTACTCCTCGATCTCCCGCCTTCTCGGACGCAACGCGGCTTACATCCAGCAATACATCCGCCGCGGCAGTCCCCGGCAACTGGACGAGCAGGACCGCTCCGTGCTCGCCCGCTTCTTCGGAGTAGACGAGAAGATCCTTGGCGCGCCCGAGCGGCGATCCGGCCCTGTCGTCGAACTGGTCCATGTCCCGGTTCTCGATGTCGAAGCCTCGGCAGGGCACGGCGCTTTGGCCGAGATGGAATCCAAATGCGCCCAGTTCGGGTTCGACGAGAAGTGGCTGCGCCGTCTGACCGCAAGCAAAGCGACGAGCCTTTCGATCATCGCCGTGCACGGGGATTCGATGGAACCGACCCTGCACGATGGCGATGAAGTCATGGTTGATCTGAATGATGGACAGTCGCGGCTGCGCGACGGGATCTATGTGCTGCGCATGGATGACATGCTCAGCGTCAAGCGGGTCGCAATCGAGCCGCAAGGCAAGCGGGTCTCGGTACTCAGCGACAATCTGGCCTATCCTAGCTGGCGCGGTCTGGAGAAGCGGACGATCAATATTGTCGGCCGCGTGCTTTGGTTCGGTCGCGCGCTGCGCTAG
- a CDS encoding DUF6437 family protein: MARSKPSARNALKKLREQREELDAQEAKLRDEAAGELGKVLLECGAETIEPAQLKQLIRASLTIGIDDALKRLSPA, encoded by the coding sequence ATGGCCAGGTCCAAACCGAGCGCGCGTAATGCGCTCAAGAAGCTGCGCGAGCAGCGCGAAGAACTCGATGCACAGGAGGCCAAGCTCCGTGATGAAGCAGCCGGCGAACTGGGCAAGGTTCTTCTTGAATGCGGAGCCGAGACTATCGAACCCGCGCAACTGAAGCAGCTCATCCGCGCATCGCTTACCATCGGGATCGACGATGCTCTCAAGCGGCTTTCCCCCGCCTGA
- a CDS encoding single-stranded DNA-binding protein, translating into MTNLVILVGRIARDPETRTTQGGTSITSISVVTDRPARKDGKTYKDENGYTAKDSEFHRVTCFNGLGQNVAKYCTKGQLVTVEGRIHYTQWEDQDGTKRYGCEIIADKVDFLTKGRASNNEGAPDIDED; encoded by the coding sequence ATGACCAATCTCGTTATCCTCGTTGGCCGCATCGCTCGCGATCCCGAAACCCGCACCACCCAGGGCGGCACCAGCATCACCTCGATCTCGGTCGTCACCGACCGTCCCGCCCGCAAGGACGGCAAGACCTACAAGGACGAAAACGGCTACACCGCCAAGGACAGCGAATTCCACCGCGTGACCTGCTTCAACGGTCTCGGCCAGAACGTCGCCAAATACTGCACCAAGGGTCAACTCGTGACGGTAGAGGGTCGCATCCACTACACGCAGTGGGAAGACCAGGACGGCACCAAGCGCTACGGCTGCGAGATCATCGCTGACAAGGTGGATTTCCTCACCAAGGGGCGGGCGTCGAACAATGAGGGTGCGCCCGACATCGATGAGGACTGA
- a CDS encoding type IV secretion system DNA-binding domain-containing protein — MKRNLVNFTRGSQLLGHFSFMFAAGLKGPLIIAAIGISWTSWWTISAGLSDHEAYLVWMRIYAAIYGFMEFDPAKQVALETGLGGTVQLPIIMLDAYPPVIRAWDHLIDLLGDALVRSALLLVPAFVLFYWFAARFGSRSKERKHERGAMLVTLPELVDELRGHNQRERARELSSVLGWKWHLCSPKELSSAFPYRPSHLATVVYPWRLEQSHAMLIGTTGMGKTVAMSDMIAEARAKGQRCVVFDLTGAFIEHFYQADQDIILNPLDARCPQWSLFDECRTEGEFWAAAEALVPHDGGGEAQFWVIAARALFVEFCLKLVAEGRGTNAALARELMTADLSRVHAMMRGTIADPLTAPEAARMAESIRAVFNVNAKALKLLPTSGRRFSVRDWIEEGAHEDEGANAKRSGSMVFISARYVDMSVCAQLLTLWLDTAMNTLMTMPRTKDLKCWFFIDELGALHRLPALEKGLQTARNFGGAIVTGIHAYAKLKEVYGENMAMTLASLARTKLILGTADRETATWCSDFIGHRQVRDMEEGYTYGYNNARDAVSLTPRKHIEPLLLPDQLMNLPRLSGFIKFPDGFPAAPVRLKPIDRERIAHVFVGRAKDRQPIRKVEGKSEGGETVANPPANQSEHPSSNDDGAGKPVVPKQGTLPLEPVVEADAKQLRQQAAKQDEKDIPDDPRKPSGKSGYPRKSSPKAHKATPRNSRPLLPTNAALRKGDHPDEKDPSNSVKEGRRSDLPRANPPSDKPQAVDRTTQRQRETEARKLMLEDGVPEQDQPSHEGPDLGDFEL, encoded by the coding sequence ATGAAGCGTAACCTCGTTAACTTCACGCGCGGAAGTCAGTTGCTTGGGCACTTCAGCTTCATGTTTGCAGCGGGTCTCAAGGGGCCGCTGATCATCGCCGCCATCGGCATTTCCTGGACAAGCTGGTGGACCATTTCGGCAGGGCTGAGCGATCACGAAGCCTACCTCGTCTGGATGCGAATTTATGCTGCCATCTACGGCTTCATGGAGTTCGATCCGGCGAAACAGGTCGCACTCGAAACGGGGTTGGGAGGCACCGTCCAGCTACCCATCATCATGCTCGATGCCTATCCGCCGGTGATCCGTGCGTGGGATCATCTGATCGACTTGCTGGGCGATGCTCTGGTGCGTTCGGCCTTGCTTCTCGTGCCGGCGTTCGTGCTGTTCTACTGGTTCGCAGCGCGCTTCGGCAGCCGTTCGAAAGAGCGCAAGCATGAGCGCGGGGCCATGCTCGTGACACTCCCTGAACTGGTTGATGAGCTGCGCGGGCACAACCAGCGCGAGCGCGCCCGTGAGCTTTCGAGCGTCCTGGGTTGGAAATGGCATCTGTGTTCGCCCAAGGAACTGTCTTCGGCATTTCCATACCGGCCCTCGCATCTTGCAACGGTTGTCTATCCCTGGCGGCTCGAACAGAGCCACGCCATGCTCATCGGGACTACCGGCATGGGCAAGACTGTCGCCATGTCGGACATGATTGCCGAAGCCCGCGCCAAGGGACAGCGCTGTGTCGTATTCGACCTCACCGGCGCTTTTATCGAACACTTCTACCAGGCCGATCAGGACATTATTCTGAACCCGCTCGACGCGCGCTGTCCGCAATGGAGCCTCTTCGACGAATGCCGCACCGAAGGTGAATTCTGGGCGGCAGCGGAAGCCCTCGTACCCCATGACGGGGGCGGGGAGGCGCAGTTTTGGGTCATCGCGGCGCGTGCGCTGTTCGTCGAATTCTGCCTCAAGCTGGTGGCCGAAGGACGGGGCACCAATGCCGCGCTTGCCCGCGAACTGATGACTGCCGATCTCTCGCGGGTCCACGCCATGATGCGAGGCACGATCGCTGATCCCCTGACCGCTCCCGAAGCCGCGCGCATGGCGGAATCGATCCGGGCAGTGTTCAACGTGAACGCCAAGGCGCTGAAGCTGCTGCCCACTTCGGGGCGCCGCTTTTCGGTCCGCGACTGGATCGAGGAGGGCGCCCATGAAGACGAAGGCGCAAACGCCAAGAGAAGTGGCTCGATGGTCTTCATCTCCGCGCGCTACGTCGACATGAGCGTGTGCGCGCAGCTGCTCACGCTGTGGCTCGATACTGCGATGAATACGCTGATGACGATGCCCCGCACCAAGGATCTCAAATGCTGGTTCTTCATCGACGAGCTGGGCGCGCTTCACCGGCTCCCCGCTCTCGAAAAAGGCCTGCAGACGGCGCGCAATTTCGGCGGCGCGATCGTCACCGGCATCCATGCCTATGCCAAGCTCAAAGAGGTCTACGGTGAGAACATGGCGATGACGCTTGCATCGCTTGCCAGGACAAAATTGATCCTCGGTACGGCAGACCGCGAGACAGCTACCTGGTGTTCCGACTTCATCGGCCATCGCCAGGTTCGCGACATGGAAGAAGGCTACACCTATGGCTACAACAATGCCCGCGACGCCGTCAGCCTGACACCGCGCAAGCATATCGAGCCTTTGCTGCTGCCGGACCAGTTGATGAACCTTCCGCGCCTGTCGGGCTTCATCAAATTCCCCGACGGCTTTCCGGCAGCGCCGGTCCGCCTGAAGCCGATAGACCGGGAAAGAATCGCACATGTTTTCGTCGGTCGGGCTAAGGATCGACAGCCAATCCGGAAAGTCGAAGGCAAGAGTGAAGGCGGCGAGACAGTTGCCAATCCCCCAGCAAATCAGAGCGAACATCCCTCGTCGAACGATGACGGGGCGGGCAAGCCGGTTGTACCAAAGCAAGGTACTCTTCCGCTAGAGCCGGTAGTCGAGGCGGATGCCAAGCAATTGCGCCAGCAGGCGGCGAAACAGGATGAGAAGGACATTCCCGACGACCCCAGGAAGCCGTCAGGCAAGTCCGGTTATCCGCGAAAATCGTCGCCCAAAGCGCACAAGGCAACGCCGCGCAATTCCCGTCCGCTGCTGCCGACGAATGCGGCGCTCCGCAAAGGCGATCATCCCGATGAGAAGGATCCATCGAATAGCGTGAAGGAGGGACGCCGAAGCGACTTGCCGAGGGCCAATCCGCCCTCGGATAAGCCGCAAGCCGTCGACCGGACAACCCAGCGCCAGCGAGAGACAGAAGCACGCAAGCTCATGCTCGAAGACGGCGTTCCCGAGCAGGATCAGCCATCGCACGAGGGTCCCGATCTCGGCGATTTTGAACTGTGA
- a CDS encoding ribbon-helix-helix protein, CopG family codes for MTRPKSLQVHVTVELAERVRAAAKRRDISVSEWIRSLLSQACENDDLVSKLETSVDRVSRQSVFTMVGVDALLAGHADHGLRERAHQAYARKCKELGLTANAGEGGSDEA; via the coding sequence ATGACACGGCCAAAATCTCTCCAGGTACATGTCACCGTTGAGCTCGCTGAGCGGGTTCGTGCTGCAGCAAAGCGGCGCGATATCAGCGTCAGCGAATGGATCCGGTCGCTGCTTTCGCAGGCATGCGAAAACGACGATCTTGTATCGAAGCTCGAGACATCGGTGGACCGCGTCAGCCGTCAATCGGTGTTCACGATGGTCGGCGTCGATGCCCTTCTTGCAGGGCATGCCGATCACGGTCTGCGTGAGCGAGCCCATCAAGCATACGCGCGTAAATGCAAGGAACTGGGGCTCACCGCAAACGCCGGCGAGGGAGGTTCCGATGAAGCGTAA
- a CDS encoding DUF5818 domain-containing protein: MPLGPELYLTGRLAEGPFGLELHSGGGVWELDTGRGARRLLGREVEVCGRRAGFNELICDQIWPAGHPRPPRSKFNIELLLACSVVGYGLIAFFMGLVGRLG; encoded by the coding sequence ATGCCGCTAGGCCCGGAACTCTATCTGACAGGCCGTCTTGCCGAAGGCCCCTTCGGACTTGAACTCCATTCGGGAGGCGGCGTGTGGGAGCTCGACACCGGGCGTGGAGCACGTCGATTGCTCGGACGCGAGGTGGAAGTCTGCGGACGCCGCGCCGGGTTCAACGAGCTCATCTGCGATCAGATCTGGCCAGCAGGACACCCCCGCCCTCCTCGCTCCAAATTCAATATTGAACTTCTCCTGGCGTGCAGTGTCGTGGGCTATGGTTTGATCGCATTCTTCATGGGCCTTGTTGGACGTCTCGGCTGA